Genomic segment of Primulina tabacum isolate GXHZ01 chromosome 11, ASM2559414v2, whole genome shotgun sequence:
TTTCGTGTCGAATCTTGCTTTCTTCGTTAATGTTTGTTGTTAGAAGCCAAAAGAACCAAGCAAGAGCTGCGCTTATTGTATCTTTACCTGCAAAGATTAGATTTAACATGATGTCTTTCCAAGTTTGTTCAGAAATATTAGCTGCATCTAGTGCATCACCCTTTCCAGCAATTTCTCTCATGTAATTTGTTAACAAGTCAAAATCCTCCTTTTCATCTGTTACCATTTGATCAACCCCGTTGAACTTTTGACATTTTCGTGCAATTCGATCTGATAAAAATCGATCAAGAAGTTCCTTAGCTAGGCTCAGCTTTTTCTCTTTGCCTATTTGAAGCCACTTTTGAAGCTTCCATAACGATTCGGGGAGCGTATGCCTTTGCAGAACTGCTTCCTCAGCATCAGCGAATGCCTTTTCTTCTGGTATATGAGGCAAGTTGATGCACAGTGAATAGGGATCATCGCCTAAAACGACTTGACACGTAGAATCAAATGCAAGGCGCTGAAATAATTCTTGCAAATCCACCTGGTTTCCCATTTCTGAATAGTGATTCAAAATGGGGACAAGCCCTTTTTCCACCTTGTTCCAAGTAGTACTTGCAACGAGCTTTTGGAACCCCATTCGATTCATTAGCGACATAATGGTCCTTCTCTGGTTCTCCCACGATTCATGTTCAGCCATAAATATCCCACCTCCCAAAATATCgaatattttcttgaattcgGGACCTTTAGAAAAGTTTGAATAATTCTTGCTTAATATATAATGGACATCAGCTGGATCGCTGGTGATAAACATATCCATACTACTAAACCAAGGCCCTTTAAACATGAGTGATCCCCTACTTTCCTGAAGAATCTCAGTCACAAACTCGTGGACTCGGGCACTGTTTAACAGCAGCCCTGGTAACATTCCTAGAACTGGCCATTCTGTAGGCACAGATCTTTTTTTGCGTTCTGCATCGAAAGTTATATAACACAAAGGTAACAGCGATACTAACAAGATTGACAAGAGAATTGCAAATAGTATGTATGTGTACATGATATCACGCTGGGATAAATCTTAAACGATGAGTTAACGTTAAGCGATTTTACTTTCTTTTATAGGATCAAACTGTTGTCTTGGTAACAAGATATATATTTCTTTCCCTCTGGCTGAATGGAACAGTTTTTGCTACTATTTGGATTCATTGCAATTGCATTCTGGTGAACTGAATGAGCTTCACGGGATGTAAAAATTCGTGATTTCGGAAGAAATATTGGGAAACACCGTTTGTATGATCAGGTTTAGTTACATCAAATGgaatgagaaaaaaaattaaggaaTTTTTATTGCTATACTTATAgataatagtttttttttttttttttttttgaaaaatgataattttggttgagtaaagaaaaaattaacAATTTGATAAATAACATATAGACTTAT
This window contains:
- the LOC142518462 gene encoding alkane hydroxylase MAH1-like, whose amino-acid sequence is MYTYILFAILLSILLVSLLPLCYITFDAERKKRSVPTEWPVLGMLPGLLLNSARVHEFVTEILQESRGSLMFKGPWFSSMDMFITSDPADVHYILSKNYSNFSKGPEFKKIFDILGGGIFMAEHESWENQRRTIMSLMNRMGFQKLVASTTWNKVEKGLVPILNHYSEMGNQVDLQELFQRLAFDSTCQVVLGDDPYSLCINLPHIPEEKAFADAEEAVLQRHTLPESLWKLQKWLQIGKEKKLSLAKELLDRFLSDRIARKCQKFNGVDQMVTDEKEDFDLLTNYMREIAGKGDALDAANISEQTWKDIMLNLIFAGKDTISAALAWFFWLLTTNINEESKIRHEISTNIQVNEHGKWEFSDMQQLNKLVYLHAALCESLRLFPPVGFQHKAPLESDVLPSGHRIKPSTKTVLSFYSMGRMESIWGKDCLEFKPKRWISDLGRIKTEPSFKFTAFNAGPRSCLGKEMSFIQLKIVAASIISRFHFNVVEGHPIFPSNSVILHMKHGLKVKVSKYD